The segment AGTTACAAATGTTTAGGATTTTAAAAAAAGAAGTGGTAGGTAAAAATTTAAATAAATTTGTAATAGAAGCACCTTTGGTTCCAAAGAATTATAAACCTGGGCAATTTGTGGTTATAAGAATTGATGAAAAGGGAGAAAGGATTCCTATTACAATTGCAGATGTGGATAAGGAGAAAGGGACAGTTACAGTTTTTGTTCAAGAAGTGGGTAAAACCACTTTTAAGCTTGGAACTCTGAAGGAAGGAGATTATATTTCTGATGTTGTTGGGCCTCTTGGTAAGCCTGCAGAGATTGTTAAGGTAGGAACTGTGGTAATGATTGGTGGAGGGGTTGGGGCTGCAATTATATATCCTGAAACAAAAGCATTTAAAGAGGAAGGAAATTATGTAATTTCTATTATGGGTTTTAGAAGTAAAGAATATGTTATTTTAGAAGATGAAATTAGAAAATATTCAGATGAATTTTATATTTTTACAGACGATGGTTCTTATGGAAAAAAGGGATTCACCACTAATGGGCTTCAAGAACTTATTGATGCAGGTAGAAAAATGGATCTTGTTGTTTCTATTGGTCCTGCTTTAATGATGAAAAAAATTTCAGAGATGACAAGGAAGTATAATGTAAAGACAATTGTTTCTTTGAATTCAATAATGATGGATGCAACGGGGATGTGTGGAGGATGTAGGGTTGAAGTTGGAGGAGAATCTAAGTTTGCTTGTGTGGATGGTCCTGAATTTGATGGGCATAAGGTAAATTTTGATTTACTTATAAAGCGTCTTTCTATTTATAAGAAAGAAGAGGAAAAAGCCCTTAGGCTTTATGAAAATTGTGTAAGTGAGGAGAAACGTGAGTATTAAAGAAGAACTTAA is part of the candidate division WOR-3 bacterium genome and harbors:
- a CDS encoding sulfide/dihydroorotate dehydrogenase-like FAD/NAD-binding protein → MFRILKKEVVGKNLNKFVIEAPLVPKNYKPGQFVVIRIDEKGERIPITIADVDKEKGTVTVFVQEVGKTTFKLGTLKEGDYISDVVGPLGKPAEIVKVGTVVMIGGGVGAAIIYPETKAFKEEGNYVISIMGFRSKEYVILEDEIRKYSDEFYIFTDDGSYGKKGFTTNGLQELIDAGRKMDLVVSIGPALMMKKISEMTRKYNVKTIVSLNSIMMDATGMCGGCRVEVGGESKFACVDGPEFDGHKVNFDLLIKRLSIYKKEEEKALRLYENCVSEEKREY